A genomic window from Xenorhabdus cabanillasii includes:
- a CDS encoding fimbria/pilus periplasmic chaperone: MKLKKILMITAITVTSLMSVHQVMAAIALDRTRVIFNGNEKSVSLNIENQHLDLPHLAQAWFEDDKGNKINSPLVVIPPVQRVEAGMKSQIKIQTLPAVAQLPQDRESLFYFNVREIPPRSEKPNVLQIALQTKIKLFYRPEAVIARRIDHDNPWQEKLTLSRQGNQYMVNNPTPYYITISEASNKANGKSVDGFKPLMLAPKSSDKLGGTVSSFGKQPVLTYVNDYGGRPQLIFNCSNNTCVVTKVVDEGN, translated from the coding sequence ATGAAACTGAAAAAAATTCTAATGATAACGGCCATAACGGTAACAAGTTTAATGTCAGTGCATCAGGTAATGGCGGCGATAGCATTGGATCGTACCCGCGTTATTTTTAATGGGAATGAAAAATCTGTCAGCCTGAATATTGAAAATCAACATCTTGATTTGCCGCATTTAGCACAGGCATGGTTTGAAGATGATAAGGGAAATAAGATCAACAGCCCACTCGTCGTTATTCCCCCTGTACAGCGTGTTGAAGCTGGAATGAAGAGCCAAATCAAGATCCAGACACTGCCAGCAGTGGCCCAGTTGCCACAAGATAGAGAAAGTTTGTTTTATTTCAACGTTCGTGAAATACCGCCGCGCAGTGAGAAACCAAATGTTCTGCAAATAGCTTTACAAACGAAAATCAAATTGTTCTACCGCCCGGAGGCAGTTATCGCACGTCGTATTGATCATGATAACCCGTGGCAGGAAAAACTGACCTTAAGCCGTCAGGGAAACCAATATATGGTGAACAATCCAACACCTTATTACATCACGATTTCAGAAGCTTCGAATAAGGCCAACGGTAAAAGTGTAGACGGTTTTAAACCTTTAATGCTGGCGCCCAAAAGCAGTGACAAACTGGGAGGAACGGTTAGTTCATTCGGTAAGCAACCGGTACTGACTTATGTTAATGATTATGGTGGACGCCCGCAGTTAATATTCAACTGTAGTAATAATACTTGCGTAGTGACAAAGGTTGTAGATGAAGGGAACTGA
- a CDS encoding fimbrial protein produces MNLLSMKLFNYALKTLVPPVLFLLGIGSQQSAYAKDNLRQNVRITMTVLAPPCVIKPQDKTMEVNFGNIINRDLYLYHRTPSQQFRLHLEECDPRMAQKVKIRFVGQESREQPGLLAFSHGSSASGAAIGMEKLDGTPLPFNKTAQFRLFDTSSNNVIPFQAYVKADPSALLQNKIGVGEFNAMATFELSYE; encoded by the coding sequence ATGAATTTGTTAAGTATGAAGCTCTTTAACTATGCACTGAAAACATTGGTGCCACCGGTATTATTTCTGTTGGGGATTGGCAGTCAGCAAAGTGCTTATGCAAAAGATAACTTACGCCAAAATGTCAGAATCACGATGACCGTACTCGCTCCCCCTTGTGTTATTAAACCGCAAGATAAAACCATGGAAGTCAATTTTGGCAACATTATCAACCGGGATCTTTATCTGTATCACCGTACGCCAAGCCAGCAGTTCCGGCTGCATCTGGAGGAATGTGATCCCAGAATGGCCCAGAAAGTGAAAATCAGGTTTGTCGGGCAGGAAAGCAGAGAGCAGCCCGGATTATTAGCATTCAGTCATGGCAGCAGTGCTTCAGGTGCAGCCATTGGCATGGAAAAACTGGATGGTACACCACTCCCTTTTAATAAAACGGCTCAATTTAGACTCTTTGATACAAGCAGTAATAATGTAATCCCGTTTCAGGCATATGTAAAAGCTGATCCCAGTGCGCTTCTGCAAAATAAGATTGGTGTAGGAGAGTTCAATGCAATGGCAACTTTTGAACTCAGTTATGAATAG
- a CDS encoding pilus assembly protein has product MHHIKKSLMKFAALLLFFSASYAYGGAYVMPVNTIISDQRIVTTMEIIEWTEEEGFGNPCYGNDPCYVGPDVQYNNNQPGMYGSCIDAKACLNDAQKYRTTAEVMRAYKRQLGIPIRVTFPIITADAKCIGLFYTKRISSGYGIATKFPNSTCNKLPPVNQSCEINIPSEIAYGELKASEVNNATRSINGQFKCALRSNKIMLQVKSINSEPKIYLDTNKQIYSTLQIDGRDAADGVHVIAQGKNIPSNFTLTSILHTLTQPKAGKYEGTAVVLLTYL; this is encoded by the coding sequence ATGCACCATATTAAAAAATCGTTGATGAAGTTTGCAGCATTGTTGCTTTTCTTTAGTGCTTCATATGCCTATGGGGGAGCTTATGTTATGCCAGTAAATACTATTATATCGGATCAACGAATTGTCACTACCATGGAGATTATTGAATGGACAGAAGAAGAGGGGTTCGGCAATCCTTGTTATGGTAATGATCCATGTTATGTTGGCCCTGATGTTCAATATAATAACAACCAGCCGGGCATGTATGGTTCCTGTATTGATGCAAAGGCATGCCTGAATGACGCACAAAAGTACCGGACAACCGCGGAAGTAATGCGAGCCTATAAAAGACAGCTCGGAATTCCTATACGGGTAACGTTTCCTATTATTACCGCAGATGCCAAGTGTATAGGTTTATTTTACACCAAGCGGATATCATCGGGTTATGGTATCGCAACGAAATTTCCTAACTCCACTTGCAACAAATTACCACCGGTAAATCAAAGTTGTGAAATCAACATACCTTCTGAAATTGCCTACGGGGAATTAAAAGCTTCAGAAGTCAATAACGCCACTCGCTCAATTAATGGGCAATTCAAATGTGCACTTCGTAGCAACAAAATAATGTTACAAGTCAAATCCATTAATAGTGAGCCAAAAATTTATCTCGATACTAATAAGCAAATTTACTCGACATTGCAGATTGATGGAAGGGATGCGGCAGATGGCGTGCATGTTATCGCCCAGGGAAAAAATATTCCCTCGAATTTTACCCTGACGTCAATATTGCACACATTAACACAACCAAAAGCCGGTAAGTATGAAGGTACAGCAGTTGTTTTATTAACCTATTTATAA
- a CDS encoding helix-turn-helix domain-containing protein, with amino-acid sequence MLVGKRIQMKRKELGITAAELADRIGVSHQQLSRYERGTNRISLEHLVVVSITLKTPASWFLEDCFTSPKPHINNQYTCVAETILDLY; translated from the coding sequence ATGCTGGTAGGTAAAAGGATCCAAATGAAGCGAAAAGAGCTTGGGATAACAGCAGCAGAGCTGGCGGACAGAATTGGCGTCAGCCATCAGCAGTTATCACGTTATGAACGGGGAACTAACAGAATCAGTCTGGAACATTTGGTCGTCGTCTCTATTACCTTAAAAACACCGGCAAGTTGGTTTCTGGAAGATTGCTTCACTAGCCCAAAGCCCCATATAAACAACCAATATACCTGTGTAGCTGAAACAATATTAGACTTATACTGA